A section of the Rubrobacter naiadicus genome encodes:
- a CDS encoding histidine phosphatase family protein: MPLEVILVRHGQSTANAEGVWQGQLDYPLSEEGRVQARLTGAALAAERITAIYTSPLSRAFETAEIIAREAGYRGEIVPVSGLMERHGGILEGTTGAEREEKMPELVSKLASLPEEEGWLLVGAETDEEVLARFEQALSGIFSRHGPGDRILIVSHGGAIRAYLRALFGEGILPGSERAPNASITRLRRNDGGEPELVELASTSHLTD, translated from the coding sequence ATGCCGCTGGAAGTCATCCTGGTCCGTCACGGTCAGTCTACGGCCAACGCCGAAGGCGTGTGGCAGGGACAACTCGACTATCCCCTCTCGGAGGAGGGCAGGGTGCAGGCGCGCCTCACCGGGGCGGCGCTCGCAGCCGAGCGCATCACGGCCATCTACACGAGCCCGCTCTCGCGGGCCTTCGAGACCGCCGAGATCATCGCGCGTGAGGCGGGATACCGGGGGGAGATCGTGCCGGTGTCCGGGCTCATGGAACGTCACGGCGGCATCCTCGAAGGCACCACCGGCGCCGAGCGGGAGGAGAAGATGCCCGAGCTGGTCTCGAAGCTGGCCTCGCTGCCGGAAGAGGAAGGCTGGCTCCTGGTCGGCGCCGAGACCGACGAAGAGGTGCTCGCGAGGTTCGAGCAGGCCCTCTCCGGCATATTCTCCCGCCACGGTCCGGGAGACAGGATCCTCATCGTCTCCCACGGTGGTGCCATCCGGGCTTACCTGAGAGCACTCTTCGGAGAAGGCATCCTGCCGGGGTCGGAGAGGGCCCCGAACGCTTCGATCACCCGCCTGCGCCGGAACGATGGAGGCGAGCCCGAACTGGTCGAGCTCGCCTCCACGTCTCATCTGACCGATTGA
- a CDS encoding glutaredoxin family protein, translating to MSEAVKQQEKIRFFTGSYCPYCRRVKKELDRLGLEYESVDADADGREEVIRLSGQRAIPILTIGDEVLVDSSYIIRELRRRYG from the coding sequence TTGAGCGAAGCGGTAAAGCAGCAGGAAAAGATAAGGTTCTTCACCGGAAGCTACTGCCCGTATTGCCGCAGGGTAAAGAAAGAACTCGACAGGCTCGGACTCGAATACGAATCTGTCGACGCCGACGCCGACGGGCGCGAGGAGGTGATCCGCCTCTCCGGACAGCGGGCCATCCCCATCCTGACGATCGGAGACGAAGTGCTCGTCGACTCGTCGTACATAATCCGCGAGCTGCGCCGGCGCTACGGCTGA
- a CDS encoding cold-shock protein — protein MKWFDPEKGYGFLVRSSGEDIFVHHSEIEGDPGALEPGGSVEYEVGENERGPNARRVRLL, from the coding sequence GTGAAGTGGTTCGATCCTGAGAAGGGGTACGGTTTCCTCGTGCGCTCCAGCGGTGAGGACATCTTCGTCCACCACTCGGAGATAGAGGGGGATCCCGGGGCGCTGGAGCCCGGGGGTAGCGTGGAGTACGAGGTGGGAGAGAACGAACGCGGACCCAACGCTCGCAGGGTCAGGCTGCTCTGA